The stretch of DNA GCTGCCGCATCCCATTGGTAAGTGTAAGGACTGGTTCCACCAGTGCCTTGTGCAGTAGCTGTTCCAGTAGCACTGCCATGACAAGTGGCATCGGTTTGAGCACTAATACTAGCCGTTAGAGCAGTAGAAGGCTGAGTAAGGGTAACACACGTCACAAAAGAACAAGCATTCGCATCGGTAATGGTCACACAATGCACCCCAGCCGTTAAGCCGATGGTCGTGGCAGAAGTGCTGCCATTGGACCAGTTGTAAACATAAGAAGTTAACGCAATGGGGGTTCCTCCACTACCACTTGCCGTAGCAGTAGCCGTTCCTCCAAAGCAAGGAATTGGATTAGCCGTAATGTTTCCAGTCAAGGCAGTTGGTTCTCCAACATTAAAGACTTCTACTCGATCACAACCATTGGCATCGGTTACCGTAACGGTATACAAACCTTTGGCTAAGCCCGTAGCAGGGTTGGTTACCTGAGCATCTGACCAACGATAAGTATAGGTTCCTGTTCCACCACTGGCATGCGCCATTGCTGTTCCATCCGCAGCACCAAAACAAAGGGCATCAGTGATGACCACAGAGTCAATTAAGACGGGTGCTGGCTCTGCAATGGCAATCGGAAGGCTAATTTCACAGTTGTTTCCATCCCGAACAAAGACCACATACGATCCTGCCGCTAAGTTATTGTAAACATTAATGGCACTGTAGACATTACCACTTTGTCCAGGACCTGTAATTTTATATTCATATCCATTCACTCCCAATGTACCCGTTCCAGGAGTGGCATTTACTAAGATTTGTCCATTGGCATCTCCATGACACAAGACATCAACTTGGGTAAAGGTAGCTGCTAAAGGAACAGGATCAACAATGCTGATACAAGTATCGGCTTGACAGCCTGCTACATCCGTAACTGTGACACAATAGGTTCCTTCCACTAAGCCATTGATGGTAGCGGTATTTTGTCCCGCAGGACTCCAAATATAGCTAAATCCACCATTCCCCCCAGCGGCGGTTACGCCTACAGAGCCATCTGCCTCACCAGGACAGCTAATTGCTGCTCCATTGTAGTTAGAAAGTACTTGTGGGATTAAACTAATGGCTGAAGGTTCGGTTAAGACCGATCCTGCTGTGATACTACAACCATTGGCATCGGTTATGGTTACTGTATGGACACCTGCACATACTCCTGTGGCAATGCTAGAGGTCTGTCCATTGTTCCATTGATAGGTATAATTTGGCGTTGCGCCTTGTGCATCTACCTCTATCATTCCATCACAACTGTTGTGACAAGATGGATTACTTTGATTGATAATTGCTGCTGTTAACACCGTTTGTGGTTCCGATACGGTAGCACTTGCGGTAATGGTACAGCCATTAAAGTCCGTTACCACTACACTATAAGTTCCGATTGTTAGTCCATTGGCAATGGCGGTATTTTGGTTGCCCGTAGCGGCATCCCATTGATAAGTATACGGGAAGGTGCCTCCTGTTACTAAGGCTTCGATTTGTCCATCACTACCATTTTTACATTGTACGGAATCGACATCAAAGTTCAATTGTAAAGCAGTCGGTTCGTTGATCACTACATTGGCAGTCACGGTACAACCATTGGCATCCGTTACTGTTACACTATGCGTTGTTGCTGTTAAGCCCGTTGCCATATTGCCATTTTGTCCATTGCTCCAGACAAAGCTATAAGGTTGGATACCACCACTCAAACTAATTGTTGCTTGACCATTGGAGCCTCCAAAACAACTCACATCGATTGTACTAAAGTTAATATTGCTAAATCCTGCTGGTTGATCTACCTGAATACAAGTATCTACCGTACAACCGTTTCCATCGGTTGCTGTGACACAATGCATCCCTGCGGGCAAGCCCGTTGCAGTAGCGGTATTTTGTCCATTATTCCAAGTATAAGTAAATCCACCTACTCCTCCACTTACGTTGATGCTTGCTGTTCCATCTGAAGCACCATGACAACTTGCTGCCACACTGCCAACGGTAAAGCTCATGGCAGAAGGTTCGCTTATCGTATAACTTTCTGTGATTGAACAACCGTTTCCATCTGTTATGGTTACGATATAAGAACCTGCACTTTGTCCATGACTCGTTGCTAAGGCAGAGTTACCAACGCCCCAATTGTACAAATAAGCAGGTACCCCTGGCGTCCCGCCTCCTACTGTTGCAGTAGCGGTTCCATCGCTTCCACCGTGACAATTGACTGCTACGGTTGAAATGGTTGCGGTTACGAGAGAAGGTTCACTGATCGTTACACTGGTTAAGGCACTACAGCCATTCGCATCACTTACCGTTGCGGTATAGACGCCTGTGCTTGCATTTAAGCCTGTTGCTATTGCTGTGTTTTGGACAGGGCTGGTACTCCAGCTATAACTAAAGGCTCCTGTGCCACCAGCACCTACGGCTGTTGCTGTTCCATCAGAAGCACCAAAACACAAGGCATCTGTACTACTACTCGTAGCGGTTACTGCTGAAGGTTCCGTTATTGTTAAAGTGGAAGTAGCACTACAGCCATTCGCATCTAATACTGTTACGGTATAAGCTCCTGCACATAAGCCCGTTGCGATGGCATTGGTTTGACCATCTGACCATACGTAAGTATGTGCTCCTGTTCCTCCCGTACCCACGGCTGTTAATGCTCCATCACAAGCCCCATTACAACTAATTGAGGCTCCATTATAGTTAGAACTAATGCTAGTTGTTGCGGTTACGGCACTGGGTTCGGTTATCGTTACAGATTCTGTTCCTGTACAGCCATTCGCATCGGTTGCCGTTACGGTATAAATTCCATCTGCTAAGGCAGTGGCAGTATCTGTTAATTGCATTGGAACGGTATTCCATGCATAGCTATATCCTCCTGCTCCACCACTAGCGGTTGCTACTGCCTGACCATCGGAGGCACTATGACAGCTTGGATGTACGGTGCTACCAATTGTTACCGTTACAGGGGCAGGTTCGGTTAACGTTACACTAGAGAGTGAGCTACAGCCTACACTATCTGTTACTGTTACGGTATAGATTCCTACACATAAACCTGTGGCAATGGCAGTATTTTGTACTGGAGTGGTACTCCAACTGTAGAGATAACCACTCACAGAAGGGGTTCCTCCTGAGCCTGATGCCGTTGCTTCTCCATCACAGGTTCCTCCACAACTAATTGGAGAACCATTCGGATAGCTAGAACTTACTACGGCATTCGAAGTGACTGTTACTGCTGGTTGTGTAATCGTGATACAAGTATCCGCTGTACAGCCTGATGCATCCGTTACCGTTACACAATGTAACCCTGCTCCTAAGCCCGTTGCTGTCGCTGTATTTTGTCCATTTGACCAACTGAAGGTATGTGTGCCTGTTCCTCCACTTCCTACGGCAGTTGCCGTTCCATCGGTACCGTTAAAACAGGTGACATTTACCTGAGTAGTGGTGACACTTACGGCACTGGGTTCACTGATTGTTACACAAGTACTTACAGTACAGGAATTGGCATCCGTTACCGTTACACAAGCTACGCCTGTTCCTAAACCTGTTGCTGTGGCTGTGTTTTGTCCATCTGTCCAGAGGTAAGTATAGGCAGGGAAACTTCCCGATGCCGTTACTACTGCTGAGCCATCTGCTGGACTCACCCCATTACACGATAAGTTCGTGCCTACGGTTGGAGCTAAGAGAGGAGTTCCTACGGTTACCGTCATACTATCTACTCCAATACAACCCACAGCATCCGTTACCGTTACAATATGCGTTCCTGTTGTTGTCGCTGCTATTGTTTGACTTGCGCCTGTTGGGCTCCAAGCATAAACGGCATAACCCGCTCCTGCATCTAAGAATACGGTATCACCTGAACACAAGGTTGTCGAACCACTTGCTGTTATACTTGGTGTTGGTCCTGGTACTACTGTTATTAGTACCGAACCAGTATCTATACAACCATTGTTATCCGTTGTTGTAACACTTACTAATTGTGTACTGCTTACCACTACGGTTTGGTTGGTATCGGTGGCTGCTGTTGACCATTGATAATGGTTAAAGCCTGCTCCTGCATCTAAGGTCACGGACTGACCCACACAGAAGGTTGTTGGTCCGCTCGCTGCTATAGTTACAGGATCAATTATCCCACAATTTGCCGCACAACAAACTATGGTGTCGGGTGCTCCATCGGCACAGGTATTGCCAGATTGAGGATAGATTACAAAGGTAACACATTGTCCTGCGGACAAGCCTGTTACTTGATGCGTGCTTATATTGGCTCCTAGTATTTGTGGAGCGCCTCCATCTACACTTACTACATAACCCGCTGCTCCAAATACAGGAACCCAATCAAATGTAACAGAACTTATTGTTGCTGCTCCACAACTCAATACTGGTGAAGGTAATGCCGTATCAATTACAACATCTACATCTGCGGTATCTCTACAGCCAAATAGGTTGGTCGCTACCACACTATAAGTTGTATTCACCACTGGATTTACCGTTGGACTGTCGCATTGTACACAACTAATCGTCGCATTATTTGGTGACCATTGAAAGCTTGCTGCCGATAAATCTTGGAAGTTTAAACACCAGTCGTTCAAGGTCCCCGTTCCAGTTCCTACCCCTCCATTAAAATGAATAAGCATCAAAGTCCAAGTACCGTTACTTGTTGCACCCAACAAAGAGTTGAAACCAGCAACGCCTCCTTCTGGAAGGTAATTTCCTGTTATAGCTTGAGATGCTGGAGGAGGTGGTGGGAAAAAGGGCATAGTTGCAGTAGATAGATTTCCTGCAGCTGTCGAAAAGACCACACTATCCAATACCTCATGCAATCCACCACGACGATTAACTAACATTGCAGATTCACCACTAGGCGCAATTAGATGTGCCGTAACATGCGCTAAGGAATTAATATCAATCCCCAATAATGTGCTTAATGAAGCTAAAAGAGATCCATTTATTAAAGCAGGAGTAACTCCTGTTACATTTATCGTAAAATAAGTCGTATCCTCTGTAGCAATAGTTGTTGCTGCATTGTTATAACAGAAACTTTGTCCCCCTGAACCAGCTGCTACAGCAGCACCTATCTGAGCGGAATTTCCATTACACAGCACAATATCAGATGTTGGAGAAATAACTGCTGGATAAGGGGCAGTTATCTCTACTGTATCCTGCATTTGAGGACAAAGCACATCATTATAAGTTAAATAATAAGTTTGTGGGGTTAAAAGTGTCACCACAGGATTTGCAATATTTACATTGCTAATATCACTATTGGGTGACCACAAATAGGTTTGAGTAGGTGGTGTTGTTCCATTGTAGGTTACATTGACTCCTAATTGTATAATATCAATTTCATTAGGGCAAATAAAGTACTGGCTAGATGTTGCTTCAAAATTCGAAATTTCCATTACATCTATAATAAAACTATCTCTTGCTGCACAAGTTCCTCCTACAACATCATAATATATAATATGTGACCCGACAGAAGTACTGGAGATATCAACAACCCCTGTAATTTGATTAATACTAACTCCTGGGTCTGACCTAAACAACCCTCCTGGCGTTCCAGTAATAGTTGGAGTAAGGTCAACTCCTTGTTTACACCAAAGTGCTCTAGGATAGCTAAATGAAGGGTCTGGAATATCTACAATTGTTATTTGTATAGAATCAGAAGGGCAAATAGATATAGAATCTAAGGTATAGACAATATCATAAGTACCAACTGCCGAAGAATCTAAGTCAATAATACCTGTAATAGAGTCCATAACTAAACCTACGGGATTAGTCACCAACCCTTGAAAGACCCCAGCCGAATCCCCAATTATTATAGGGACGGGATCCTGATCATTCCTACAATAAATATTGTCCGTAAAATTCGCACCATATATTTTTAAGGCATAGCCTAAAAACTGCAAGGAAGGAACAGGACAGGCATTATCACTAATATTAATTGAAAATGGATAGACACCTGGAGCTAAATTAATAGAATTGACGGTAAAAGTAAGAATCACTGAATCTACCACCGTGTCATCTACATTATAACTAACTACTGCTCCTGGAATTGCAGAAATAATATTACTTGTAACAGTTAAAGAGTCACCATTAGGATCCTGAATAACCAATTCAAAAGAAGCAAAGCTTCCTCTACACAATTCTAAGCTAGATCCATTAATAGTAATGGCAGAACCTTGTACTCCATTCGAATCTACACCAGGAGGGTCATTGTTACAGTTTGTTAATACCGTAATCTGTACCTCTCGATAAGTAGTTGCGATAACAACACCATTTCTTATTTCTTCCACTTTGACAACAACCATAGCCACTTGATAAAAGTTATCCATTGGCATAAAAGTCATTTGTCCTGTTGCGGAATCAAATTGAAAAGTCGTAGTCGGAACCAGAGAAACTGGATTGGTAGCAGATAAACCCGCAACAAAAGGTATATTCGTAGCAGGGTTTCCTTCTCGTGCATTTACCAAAGAGAACACTAATGAATCTCCATCAGGATCTGTCGCACCATGATTGTATTGGACTAAAGTAGAGTCACAAGTATAAATAATAGGTGTGTTTGAAAATTGGACCGAACTATTACAAGGCGTTAAATTGGTATTAACAGTCGTCGAAATTGCTGTTCCTTGACTGGTTCCCTGTAAATTGGTTACCGCCGCAGAACGACAGCAAGTACTAAAATTCACAGTCCACAAACACCCAGCAGGAAGTGTTGTTATACCTTTATAAACCCATTCCTCTACCCCTTGTTGGGTTCCCCCTTGACAAGTAGAAGTTGTTGAATCGCAGAGTTGAGAAACATCAATTTGCGAAAGATGCCCCACAGAGTCAAGTGTAAGGTTGTTCACCGAAGCCGAACAACTTCCCCCATGAGAGAAAGAAATGGTATAAGAAGAAGATAAAGTGGCACTAGTCGGGCTACAATCACCATAACAAATCATGGTAAATTCGTATTGGTTATTGCCCAAACAAACATAGGTAAGAGTACAACCTAAATTATGACTTGCAAAAGCCGTTGTATAAGTACCTAAAAATAGTAAGCTTAATAAACTTACCCGCTGAAGAAGTGTTAGGAGGATTTTCATCGTGAGTATGGTTGTTGTATATCGCTAAATTTTTGTAAAACAATTCTATATATCAAATATTTTTTATTATTAACAAACCTTATAGGAGGCTCAGTAATACTTTGATTTATTAGCTTATTGTAAAAAGAATATTATTTGAGTTGTATATAGAACGTAAAGAAAGCTTAAATTGTATTAAGCTGCACAAAAAAAAATTAAAAAAAATTA from Aureispira anguillae encodes:
- a CDS encoding T9SS type B sorting domain-containing protein, which codes for MKILLTLLQRVSLLSLLFLGTYTTAFASHNLGCTLTYVCLGNNQYEFTMICYGDCSPTSATLSSSYTISFSHGGSCSASVNNLTLDSVGHLSQIDVSQLCDSTTSTCQGGTQQGVEEWVYKGITTLPAGCLWTVNFSTCCRSAAVTNLQGTSQGTAISTTVNTNLTPCNSSVQFSNTPIIYTCDSTLVQYNHGATDPDGDSLVFSLVNAREGNPATNIPFVAGLSATNPVSLVPTTTFQFDSATGQMTFMPMDNFYQVAMVVVKVEEIRNGVVIATTYREVQITVLTNCNNDPPGVDSNGVQGSAITINGSSLELCRGSFASFELVIQDPNGDSLTVTSNIISAIPGAVVSYNVDDTVVDSVILTFTVNSINLAPGVYPFSINISDNACPVPSLQFLGYALKIYGANFTDNIYCRNDQDPVPIIIGDSAGVFQGLVTNPVGLVMDSITGIIDLDSSAVGTYDIVYTLDSISICPSDSIQITIVDIPDPSFSYPRALWCKQGVDLTPTITGTPGGLFRSDPGVSINQITGVVDISSTSVGSHIIYYDVVGGTCAARDSFIIDVMEISNFEATSSQYFICPNEIDIIQLGVNVTYNGTTPPTQTYLWSPNSDISNVNIANPVVTLLTPQTYYLTYNDVLCPQMQDTVEITAPYPAVISPTSDIVLCNGNSAQIGAAVAAGSGGQSFCYNNAATTIATEDTTYFTINVTGVTPALINGSLLASLSTLLGIDINSLAHVTAHLIAPSGESAMLVNRRGGLHEVLDSVVFSTAAGNLSTATMPFFPPPPPASQAITGNYLPEGGVAGFNSLLGATSNGTWTLMLIHFNGGVGTGTGTLNDWCLNFQDLSAASFQWSPNNATISCVQCDSPTVNPVVNTTYSVVATNLFGCRDTADVDVVIDTALPSPVLSCGAATISSVTFDWVPVFGAAGYVVSVDGGAPQILGANISTHQVTGLSAGQCVTFVIYPQSGNTCADGAPDTIVCCAANCGIIDPVTIAASGPTTFCVGQSVTLDAGAGFNHYQWSTAATDTNQTVVVSSTQLVSVTTTDNNGCIDTGSVLITVVPGPTPSITASGSTTLCSGDTVFLDAGAGYAVYAWSPTGASQTIAATTTGTHIVTVTDAVGCIGVDSMTVTVGTPLLAPTVGTNLSCNGVSPADGSAVVTASGSFPAYTYLWTDGQNTATATGLGTGVACVTVTDANSCTVSTCVTISEPSAVSVTTTQVNVTCFNGTDGTATAVGSGGTGTHTFSWSNGQNTATATGLGAGLHCVTVTDASGCTADTCITITQPAVTVTSNAVVSSSYPNGSPISCGGTCDGEATASGSGGTPSVSGYLYSWSTTPVQNTAIATGLCVGIYTVTVTDSVGCSSLSSVTLTEPAPVTVTIGSTVHPSCHSASDGQAVATASGGAGGYSYAWNTVPMQLTDTATALADGIYTVTATDANGCTGTESVTITEPSAVTATTSISSNYNGASISCNGACDGALTAVGTGGTGAHTYVWSDGQTNAIATGLCAGAYTVTVLDANGCSATSTLTITEPSAVTATSSSTDALCFGASDGTATAVGAGGTGAFSYSWSTSPVQNTAIATGLNASTGVYTATVSDANGCSALTSVTISEPSLVTATISTVAVNCHGGSDGTATATVGGGTPGVPAYLYNWGVGNSALATSHGQSAGSYIVTITDGNGCSITESYTISEPSAMSFTVGSVAASCHGASDGTASINVSGGVGGFTYTWNNGQNTATATGLPAGMHCVTATDGNGCTVDTCIQVDQPAGFSNINFSTIDVSCFGGSNGQATISLSGGIQPYSFVWSNGQNGNMATGLTATTHSVTVTDANGCTVTANVVINEPTALQLNFDVDSVQCKNGSDGQIEALVTGGTFPYTYQWDAATGNQNTAIANGLTIGTYSVVVTDFNGCTITASATVSEPQTVLTAAIINQSNPSCHNSCDGMIEVDAQGATPNYTYQWNNGQTSSIATGVCAGVHTVTITDANGCSITAGSVLTEPSAISLIPQVLSNYNGAAISCPGEADGSVGVTAAGGNGGFSYIWSPAGQNTATINGLVEGTYCVTVTDVAGCQADTCISIVDPVPLAATFTQVDVLCHGDANGQILVNATPGTGTLGVNGYEYKITGPGQSGNVYSAINVYNNLAAGSYVVFVRDGNNCEISLPIAIAEPAPVLIDSVVITDALCFGAADGTAMAHASGGTGTYTYRWSDAQVTNPATGLAKGLYTVTVTDANGCDRVEVFNVGEPTALTGNITANPIPCFGGTATATASGSGGTPIALTSYVYNWSNGSTSATTIGLTAGVHCVTITDANACSFVTCVTLTQPSTALTASISAQTDATCHGSATGTATAQGTGGTSPYTYQWDAAAANQTSQTAIGLAAGIYTVVVTDSNNCTNSTTVTISEPSLLTAAITATTNATCNGVGTGTATVAGTGGVPTYTYLWADGQTNATATGLVGGSHPVTLTDANGCTAIATAIITEPTAVDITAIFTTPVACKGGATGSATLSIQGGTPTSGYTFQWSGAPGQNSITATGLSAGIHTVTATDANGCFDVDTFTISEPALGLTGYLTTTDALCFGAASGEIAAVITGGTGSNYTFAWNSSPSQHTVVADSLAAGNYTVTVTDSLGCTLTLTGTVGEPSQLVVTAGVQQDVTCFGGDNGIATVLTTNGGVPTYSYVWTDPSGQVSTTATNLSAGPVTVVATDANMCTASATVTITEATPITVTENVSPVSCHGLTDGSIDILTSNKVLVGYNWSNGFIGNPNSGLAAGVYELTVTDATFCTESFSYTITEPSAINLDIQQTTAILCHGADNATAQVTPTGGSPAYTANWSHGASSSRVTDLAPGLYTVTITDSRGCMADTSITIEEPEALTITGTTAGTFCAGDQTGVLTAIGAGGTVLSGLLEYSIDGTTWQNGNIFSGLSAGIYTLSVKDENGCVVDTALVVEDADPFFISSMTGNTTIEYLDSLTIQATLNDTTGVLYSWTQITGVMGVVTDSSYSFDIAPAEGVQYEFTATNANGCTVDSIVIIDVEKPRRANAATGFTPNGDGVNDYFFIQGGEKIQEVVLFRVYDRWGELVFEGNSLDPNIATQGWDGIFRGQPATSGIYSWYADVLFKDGETTQIKGNVNLLR